In Haloarcula sp. H-GB4, a single genomic region encodes these proteins:
- a CDS encoding excinuclease ABC subunit C — MDADEVRERAGSLPREPGVYLFEQGRDDTRRVLYVGKAVDLRDRVRSYADPRSERIAKMVERAETIDFAVTDTETQALLLEANLIKRHRPPYNVRLKDDKSYPLVQLTDHPVPRIEVTRDPADGATVYGPFTEKGRVETVVKALREAYGLRGCSDHKYSNRDRPCLDYEMGICTAPCTGEIGEADYAEDVEAVTRYFEGETGVLADPLRREMEAAAQNQEFERAANLRDKLGAVEALHGEGDTAVSDSRGYQTTDVLGAAVEGERAIVARLHAEGGKLVERDRHTLEAPDGEGTAGVYRAFIPQYYAERELPDRILCAEDPANQDIEAWLESEGVTLGVPGAGREATLVDLALKNARQRGGTDDESGRLADALGIDRPSRIEGFDVSHAQGRSAVGSNVTFVDETPEKSDYRRKKLTEQNDDYANMRELLRWRAARSVEGRDDRPDPDLLLIDGGDGQLGAARDALAETGWDVPAIALAKDEELVITPDRVYDWDDDAPQLHLLQRVRDEAHRFAVQYHQTLRDEVSTTLDDVPGIGPETRKRLLRRFGSVDSVRAASDEELTAIDGIGEQTAETIRTRLQ; from the coding sequence ATGGACGCCGACGAGGTTCGAGAGCGCGCGGGGTCGTTGCCACGGGAGCCCGGCGTGTACCTGTTCGAACAGGGCCGGGACGACACACGCCGGGTCCTCTACGTCGGGAAGGCCGTCGACCTCCGCGACCGCGTGCGCTCCTACGCCGACCCGCGGAGCGAGCGCATCGCCAAGATGGTCGAGCGAGCCGAGACCATCGACTTTGCCGTCACCGATACCGAGACACAGGCACTGTTGCTCGAAGCGAACCTCATCAAGCGCCACCGGCCGCCGTACAACGTCCGGCTGAAAGACGACAAGTCCTACCCGCTGGTCCAGTTGACCGACCATCCTGTCCCGCGAATCGAGGTGACGCGTGATCCCGCGGACGGCGCGACCGTCTACGGACCGTTCACCGAAAAGGGTCGGGTGGAGACAGTGGTGAAGGCACTGCGGGAGGCGTACGGCCTGCGGGGCTGTTCCGACCACAAGTACAGCAACCGGGACCGGCCCTGTCTGGACTACGAGATGGGCATCTGTACCGCGCCCTGTACCGGCGAAATCGGCGAAGCCGACTACGCCGAGGACGTCGAAGCGGTCACGCGATACTTCGAGGGTGAAACGGGCGTTCTTGCGGACCCGCTACGCCGCGAGATGGAAGCCGCCGCACAGAACCAGGAGTTCGAACGCGCAGCGAACCTCCGTGACAAGCTCGGGGCTGTCGAGGCGCTCCACGGCGAAGGCGACACCGCCGTCAGTGACTCCAGGGGATACCAAACAACAGACGTGCTCGGGGCCGCCGTCGAGGGCGAGCGGGCCATCGTCGCTCGGCTCCACGCCGAGGGCGGCAAGCTCGTCGAGCGGGACCGACATACACTCGAAGCACCGGACGGCGAAGGGACCGCCGGCGTGTATCGGGCGTTCATCCCCCAGTACTACGCCGAGCGGGAGCTACCCGACCGGATTCTCTGTGCCGAGGACCCCGCTAACCAAGATATCGAAGCATGGCTTGAGAGCGAGGGCGTCACGCTCGGTGTGCCCGGGGCCGGCCGAGAGGCGACGCTGGTCGACCTTGCACTGAAAAACGCCCGCCAGCGCGGTGGGACCGACGACGAGAGCGGTCGTCTGGCCGACGCGCTAGGCATCGACCGGCCGAGCCGTATCGAGGGCTTCGACGTGAGCCATGCGCAGGGCCGGTCGGCCGTCGGCTCGAACGTCACGTTCGTCGACGAGACGCCAGAGAAGAGCGACTATCGGCGGAAGAAGCTCACTGAACAGAACGACGACTACGCGAACATGCGCGAACTCCTCCGCTGGCGGGCCGCACGCTCCGTCGAGGGCCGGGACGACCGGCCAGACCCAGACCTGCTACTCATCGACGGCGGCGACGGCCAGCTCGGGGCGGCTCGCGACGCGCTCGCCGAGACCGGCTGGGACGTGCCAGCCATCGCGCTCGCGAAAGACGAGGAACTGGTCATCACGCCCGACCGCGTGTACGACTGGGATGACGACGCCCCGCAACTCCACCTGCTCCAGCGGGTTCGTGACGAAGCGCACCGCTTTGCCGTCCAGTACCACCAAACACTACGTGACGAGGTGTCGACAACGCTTGACGACGTGCCCGGCATCGGCCCCGAGACGCGGAAGCGGCTGCTCCGACGCTTCGGTAGCGTAGACAGCGTCAGAGCGGCCTCCGACGAAGAGCTGACGGCTATCGACGGTATTGGCGAGCAAACTGCGGAGACGATTCGGACCCGGCTACAGTAA
- a CDS encoding alanine--glyoxylate aminotransferase family protein codes for MTEKREYKDEYQDKTLYLPGPTEVREDVIEAMAEPMFGHRMDRMTDLYTTIVEDTKEFLGTDNDVIVLTASGTEFWESTTLNLVEDSMLVPTSGAFSERQANVAERLGKNVDRIEYDWGTAVKPDDIRDALESGDYDAVGAVMNETSTGVRNPIEEIGDVVAEYPDTYFIVDAISCLGGDQIDIEAHGIDAIFTSTQKAFAMPPGLAVCAVSDAAYERELEKDSASWYGGFQRCLDYYDRKGQTHSTPATPLMLAYRKQMKHMLDETHDARDQRHQEMAEYTREWAREHFDLYPEEGYESQTVTCIENTRDINVAETVEAVSEEYDMVFSSGYGDISEDSFRIGHMGEHTVESIKELTDAIEDVADL; via the coding sequence GTGACCGAAAAACGCGAATACAAAGACGAGTATCAGGACAAGACGCTGTATCTCCCGGGGCCGACAGAGGTGCGCGAGGACGTTATCGAGGCGATGGCCGAGCCGATGTTCGGCCACCGAATGGACCGGATGACCGACCTCTACACCACCATCGTCGAGGACACCAAGGAGTTCCTCGGCACCGACAACGACGTCATCGTGCTCACGGCATCTGGGACGGAGTTCTGGGAGTCGACGACGCTCAATCTGGTCGAAGACAGTATGCTCGTGCCGACCTCCGGCGCGTTCAGCGAGCGCCAGGCCAACGTCGCCGAGCGCCTCGGCAAGAACGTCGACCGCATCGAGTACGACTGGGGTACGGCGGTCAAGCCAGACGATATCCGAGACGCGCTGGAATCCGGTGACTACGACGCTGTCGGGGCCGTGATGAACGAGACCTCGACCGGCGTCCGGAACCCCATCGAGGAAATCGGTGACGTGGTCGCAGAGTACCCGGACACCTACTTCATCGTCGATGCCATTTCCTGTCTTGGCGGTGACCAGATCGACATCGAAGCCCACGGCATCGACGCCATCTTCACGTCTACACAGAAGGCCTTCGCCATGCCGCCCGGGCTGGCCGTCTGTGCCGTCAGCGATGCCGCCTACGAGCGGGAACTGGAGAAGGACTCTGCGTCGTGGTACGGCGGCTTCCAGCGCTGTCTGGACTACTACGACCGGAAGGGCCAGACCCACTCCACGCCGGCGACTCCGCTCATGCTTGCCTACCGCAAGCAGATGAAGCATATGCTTGATGAGACCCACGACGCCCGTGACCAGCGCCATCAGGAGATGGCCGAGTACACGCGCGAGTGGGCCCGCGAGCACTTCGACCTCTATCCCGAGGAAGGCTACGAGTCCCAGACGGTGACCTGCATCGAGAACACGCGGGACATCAACGTTGCCGAGACGGTCGAAGCCGTCTCCGAGGAGTACGACATGGTGTTCTCCAGCGGCTACGGCGACATCAGCGAGGATAGTTTCCGTATCGGACACATGGGCGAACACACCGTCGAGAGTATCAAAGAGCTAACCGACGCAATCGAAGACGTGGCCGACCTGTAG
- a CDS encoding HalOD1 output domain-containing protein, translating into MSKSNRRSRDSDTATQMNVTRKQFDWSETRPSAAVTEYISAMTGREQTDFAPLYETIDPEALDSLVDSSGRSTPVSISFEYAGHSVTVRSDGELVIKAPSSSIGR; encoded by the coding sequence ATGAGTAAAAGCAACAGGCGGAGTAGGGACAGCGACACCGCAACACAGATGAACGTGACCAGAAAACAGTTCGACTGGAGCGAGACACGGCCGAGCGCGGCAGTGACTGAGTACATCTCCGCCATGACCGGCCGGGAACAGACTGACTTCGCACCGCTGTACGAGACTATCGACCCTGAGGCACTCGATTCACTCGTTGATTCGTCAGGCCGATCGACACCTGTCAGTATCTCGTTTGAATATGCCGGCCACTCCGTCACTGTCCGAAGCGACGGGGAACTCGTGATCAAGGCCCCCAGTTCCAGTATCGGCCGATAA
- the ligA gene encoding NAD-dependent DNA ligase LigA, which translates to MTTAEDVAGNPYISDPRTEFEPVEDVDEATAREQADQLREALRYHDHRYYVEDDPVIGDRAYDALFSRLQRLESAFDLDTDGSPTQRVGGEPLNELPDVEHVARMGSIDQGGEEADVREFDKRVRSGLDDDVQYFCEPKFDGLSVEIVYEDGVYQRAATRGDGEVGEDVTENVRTISSVPQRLRGDYPDFLAVRGEVYIPRDAFTAFNRERVERGEDPFANPRNAAAGTLRQLDPSVTAERPLSIFFFGVLDASVGFESHSELHERFPEWGLRVCDRTTVVDNIDGAIDYRNDQQQARDDLDYEIDGVVIKVDDMDACDELGSTARAPRWAFAYKFPARKEETTVRDIVVQVGRTGRLTPVALMDPVEVGGVTVSRASLHNPSLIADLGVDVGDRVRIKRAGDVIPDVVEVLDDDGDGHFEFPETCPACDSPVERDGPMAFCTGGLTCPAQRERSVEHYASRDALDIEGVGEKAVQQLLDAGLVSDPADLYDLTVEDLTDLEGWGETSARNLVEGMDGAREPPLADFLVALGIPEVGTVTARNLAQEFGTFEAILDAADEGNTDAFEAVPDVGQTVARSIVEFFEGEGNRAVIDRLLDHVDPQAAEETGGDALDGQTFVFTGSLDGYTRSDAQELVERNGGSATSSVSGNTDYLVLGDNPGQRKQDDAEKNDVTTLTETELEELLDDAGVL; encoded by the coding sequence ATGACCACTGCCGAGGATGTCGCTGGGAACCCCTATATTTCCGACCCGCGGACTGAGTTCGAGCCGGTCGAAGATGTCGACGAGGCGACGGCCCGCGAGCAAGCCGACCAGTTGCGCGAGGCGCTCCGCTACCACGACCACCGGTACTACGTCGAGGACGACCCGGTCATCGGCGACCGGGCCTACGACGCATTGTTCTCCCGGCTTCAGAGACTTGAATCGGCGTTCGACCTCGACACTGACGGCAGTCCGACCCAGCGTGTCGGCGGTGAGCCACTGAACGAACTCCCCGATGTCGAACACGTCGCCCGAATGGGCTCTATCGACCAGGGCGGAGAGGAAGCCGATGTGCGGGAGTTCGACAAACGAGTCCGCAGTGGCCTCGATGATGACGTCCAGTACTTCTGTGAGCCGAAGTTCGACGGCCTCTCTGTCGAGATTGTCTACGAGGACGGCGTCTACCAGCGGGCCGCGACCCGGGGCGACGGCGAGGTCGGTGAGGACGTGACCGAGAACGTCCGTACCATCTCCAGCGTCCCCCAGCGACTCCGCGGTGACTACCCCGACTTCCTGGCCGTCCGGGGCGAGGTGTACATCCCGCGGGACGCCTTCACGGCGTTCAACCGCGAGCGTGTCGAGCGCGGTGAGGACCCCTTTGCGAACCCCCGCAACGCCGCCGCCGGGACGCTTCGCCAGCTCGACCCGTCGGTGACCGCCGAGCGCCCACTGTCGATATTCTTCTTCGGCGTCCTTGACGCCTCGGTCGGTTTCGAGAGCCACAGTGAGCTGCACGAGCGGTTCCCCGAGTGGGGGCTCCGGGTCTGTGACCGGACCACTGTCGTTGACAATATCGACGGAGCCATCGACTACCGGAACGACCAGCAGCAGGCCCGCGACGACCTCGATTACGAAATCGATGGCGTCGTGATCAAGGTTGACGACATGGACGCCTGCGATGAACTCGGCTCGACCGCACGCGCCCCGCGCTGGGCGTTCGCCTACAAGTTCCCGGCCCGGAAAGAGGAGACGACGGTGCGGGACATCGTGGTGCAGGTCGGTCGGACCGGTCGGCTCACCCCAGTCGCGCTCATGGACCCCGTTGAGGTCGGTGGCGTCACCGTCTCGCGTGCCTCGCTACATAACCCGTCGCTCATCGCCGACCTCGGCGTCGACGTGGGTGACCGCGTCCGAATCAAACGAGCCGGTGATGTCATCCCAGATGTCGTCGAAGTGCTTGACGACGACGGCGACGGTCACTTCGAGTTCCCGGAGACCTGCCCGGCCTGTGACAGCCCAGTTGAGCGCGACGGTCCGATGGCGTTCTGCACCGGCGGGCTGACCTGCCCTGCCCAGCGCGAGCGCAGCGTCGAGCACTACGCCAGCCGCGACGCGCTGGATATCGAGGGTGTCGGCGAGAAGGCCGTCCAGCAGTTGCTGGACGCCGGTCTCGTCTCGGACCCCGCGGACCTGTACGACCTCACCGTCGAGGATCTCACCGACTTGGAGGGCTGGGGCGAGACCAGCGCCCGGAACCTCGTCGAAGGGATGGACGGCGCTCGGGAGCCACCGCTCGCGGACTTCCTCGTCGCGCTGGGTATCCCCGAAGTCGGGACTGTCACGGCGCGGAACCTCGCTCAGGAGTTCGGCACGTTCGAGGCGATCCTCGACGCTGCTGATGAGGGCAACACCGACGCGTTCGAGGCCGTCCCGGACGTGGGGCAGACAGTCGCCCGCTCCATCGTGGAGTTCTTCGAGGGCGAGGGGAACCGCGCCGTCATTGACCGCCTGCTCGATCACGTCGACCCGCAGGCCGCCGAGGAGACGGGCGGTGACGCCTTGGACGGGCAGACGTTCGTCTTCACTGGGTCACTCGACGGCTACACCCGCAGCGACGCGCAGGAACTGGTTGAGCGTAACGGCGGGTCAGCGACCAGCAGCGTTTCCGGTAACACGGACTATCTGGTGCTCGGTGACAACCCCGGCCAGCGAAAACAGGACGACGCCGAAAAAAACGACGTGACGACGCTCACCGAAACAGAGTTGGAAGAACTGCTGGACGACGCTGGTGTGCTGTGA
- a CDS encoding response regulator, whose translation MDFAGETVRVLHVDDNSDLVDVTASVLEHEDDRLRVETAKSADAAMERLSVERFDCIVSDYDMPDQNGIEFLEAVREDQGDLPFILYTGKGSEEIASDAISAGVTDYLQKGSGTEQYKLLANRICNAVDASRSRQELDERTRRLESLISSLPGMVYRRLNAPGWPMETVEGEIESLTGYTAADFETGEVVWGDDVLHPEDRDRVWETVQDALAAQGEFEVTYRIITADGIEKWMWEHGHQVPGAADKPDALEGFVMDITDLRERERKLERYKRMVNTMPESACIYDTAGRFELVNQYLASFYGTTRDELEGKPSSLLPKIRSEYEGDPYQDLIDGERDELRGEVSGEFPGHGYEVLEYRLTPLVIDGTVEGVVSVTREVTEQREHEMKIARQRSVLKAQQEAVIDGILVVDEDETIVSYNERFVDMWGIPRDIVERGDEEVALEWAMEQVAEPEAFRVDVEALYEHPQMSARDELELADGRVFDRYTAPVVAEDGTRFGRLWTFRDITDLTEQKRELARQNERLEEFAGAVSHDLQNPLQVARSRLMLAREECDSVHLDPLDNALQRMNDIADNVLRLAREGVDIGVTEPVDLRETIDAAWTIVADGDEAAELRYATDENRKWIAEADSDRLSGLFENLFGNAIEHGGPGVTVSVGLLNDGTGFYVSDDGPGIPADEREQVFEAGYSTAEDGTGFGLRIARQIAEVHGWEIRVTDSEDGGARFEITGVEFPE comes from the coding sequence ATGGACTTCGCCGGTGAGACAGTCCGCGTTCTTCACGTCGACGACAACTCGGACCTCGTAGACGTGACGGCGTCGGTGCTCGAACACGAGGACGACCGATTGCGTGTCGAGACCGCAAAGAGTGCCGATGCGGCGATGGAGCGACTCTCCGTGGAGCGCTTCGACTGTATCGTCTCGGACTACGACATGCCGGACCAGAACGGAATCGAGTTCCTCGAAGCCGTTCGTGAGGACCAGGGTGACCTCCCATTCATTCTCTATACCGGGAAAGGCTCCGAGGAGATCGCGAGCGACGCGATCTCTGCTGGCGTGACCGACTACCTCCAGAAGGGGTCAGGCACCGAGCAGTACAAACTGCTTGCGAACCGGATCTGCAACGCCGTCGACGCAAGCAGGTCCCGGCAAGAGCTTGACGAGCGAACCCGGCGATTGGAGTCGCTCATCAGCAGCCTTCCGGGAATGGTCTATCGCCGTCTCAACGCACCGGGCTGGCCGATGGAAACCGTCGAGGGCGAGATCGAATCACTCACCGGCTACACGGCTGCGGACTTCGAAACTGGGGAGGTAGTCTGGGGCGACGACGTGCTCCATCCGGAGGACCGCGACCGGGTCTGGGAGACGGTACAGGACGCGCTCGCGGCGCAGGGTGAGTTCGAGGTGACTTATCGGATTATCACTGCCGACGGCATCGAGAAGTGGATGTGGGAACATGGACACCAAGTTCCGGGGGCAGCGGACAAACCGGACGCACTGGAGGGGTTCGTCATGGACATCACCGACCTCCGGGAGCGAGAGCGCAAACTGGAGCGATACAAGCGGATGGTAAACACGATGCCGGAATCGGCCTGCATCTACGACACGGCGGGGCGGTTCGAACTCGTCAATCAGTATCTAGCCTCGTTCTACGGAACAACCAGAGACGAACTGGAAGGGAAACCGAGTAGCCTCCTGCCGAAGATCCGGAGCGAGTACGAGGGGGACCCGTACCAGGACCTAATCGACGGTGAACGCGACGAACTCCGCGGGGAGGTGAGCGGCGAGTTCCCCGGGCACGGGTACGAGGTGCTGGAGTATCGGCTCACGCCGCTTGTAATCGACGGGACGGTCGAGGGCGTGGTCAGTGTCACCCGCGAAGTGACCGAGCAGCGGGAACACGAGATGAAAATAGCCAGACAGCGGTCGGTTCTCAAAGCACAGCAAGAGGCGGTGATCGACGGGATACTCGTCGTCGACGAAGACGAGACCATCGTTTCTTACAACGAGCGGTTCGTCGATATGTGGGGCATCCCGCGGGATATTGTCGAACGTGGCGACGAGGAAGTCGCCTTGGAGTGGGCAATGGAGCAAGTCGCCGAACCGGAGGCGTTTCGCGTGGATGTCGAGGCACTGTATGAGCACCCCCAAATGTCTGCTAGAGACGAACTCGAACTCGCCGACGGTCGCGTATTCGACCGCTATACGGCACCTGTTGTCGCCGAGGACGGGACGCGGTTCGGCCGGCTGTGGACCTTTCGAGACATCACGGACCTGACGGAGCAAAAACGGGAGTTGGCTCGGCAAAACGAGCGCCTCGAAGAGTTTGCTGGTGCTGTCTCTCATGATCTTCAAAACCCGTTACAGGTGGCTCGCAGCCGACTCATGCTCGCTCGCGAGGAGTGTGACAGTGTGCATCTGGACCCGCTCGATAACGCGCTCCAGCGAATGAACGACATCGCCGACAATGTCCTCAGGCTGGCCCGTGAGGGAGTCGATATCGGGGTGACAGAGCCCGTCGATCTCCGGGAGACGATCGACGCCGCATGGACGATCGTCGCGGACGGCGACGAAGCCGCCGAGCTACGGTATGCGACCGACGAGAACCGGAAGTGGATCGCTGAGGCCGACAGCGACCGACTGTCGGGCCTGTTCGAGAACCTCTTCGGGAATGCGATCGAACACGGCGGCCCGGGGGTAACCGTTTCGGTCGGGCTCCTCAACGACGGAACAGGGTTCTACGTTTCCGACGATGGCCCGGGTATCCCCGCCGATGAGCGTGAGCAGGTGTTCGAGGCGGGCTACTCGACCGCCGAGGACGGGACCGGATTCGGGCTCCGGATCGCTAGACAGATCGCCGAGGTCCACGGCTGGGAGATCCGTGTCACCGACAGCGAGGATGGGGGCGCTCGGTTCGAAATCACTGGTGTCGAGTTTCCCGAGTGA
- a CDS encoding ABC transporter permease, producing the protein MSAEQNPLKRFLGDIDTSIKNSEFADWYPISKKEFRDTVRSPWIWVLSFIFIVLFALPALLGLYFNIGQQFAEAGASLTTDAYVRFALPIAAPLLPAVAIVIGYAAIARESERGSLKILLSLPYTRGELLAGKFVGRSAITLIPVTVGLLTTLLVILPSEIEIAWESFLLFALATMAYGVVFTAFAIGLSAALKTARRAMATSLGIYVYLQVFWSNLGAGLGNLLSDHANIGQVTQLHVELFVSLLSPIAAYRTLVQEVLQGTPIRSRLLLTSNPQVTCEEMLGGTLEITQTGAECANAALPPQYSTVAVIGYLLLWLVVPLVAGYYVFENKDL; encoded by the coding sequence ATGAGCGCCGAGCAGAACCCCCTCAAGCGATTCCTCGGGGACATCGATACGAGCATCAAGAACTCCGAGTTCGCCGACTGGTACCCGATCTCAAAAAAGGAGTTCCGCGATACGGTCCGCTCACCGTGGATCTGGGTCCTCTCGTTCATTTTCATCGTCCTCTTCGCGTTACCGGCACTGCTTGGCCTGTATTTCAACATCGGCCAGCAGTTCGCTGAGGCTGGCGCGTCGCTGACAACGGACGCCTACGTCCGGTTCGCACTGCCGATCGCAGCGCCGCTGCTTCCCGCGGTCGCCATCGTCATCGGCTACGCTGCAATTGCCCGGGAAAGCGAGCGCGGCTCCCTGAAGATACTGCTCTCGCTCCCGTACACACGCGGTGAACTGCTCGCCGGCAAGTTCGTCGGCCGGAGTGCGATCACACTCATTCCGGTCACAGTCGGACTCCTGACGACGCTACTAGTGATACTCCCGTCGGAAATCGAAATTGCGTGGGAGTCGTTCCTGCTGTTCGCGCTCGCCACGATGGCGTACGGCGTCGTGTTCACGGCGTTCGCGATCGGTCTCTCGGCGGCGCTGAAAACTGCACGCCGGGCGATGGCAACGTCACTCGGGATTTATGTCTACCTGCAGGTGTTCTGGTCGAACCTCGGAGCAGGCCTCGGAAACCTGCTGTCGGACCACGCAAACATTGGGCAGGTGACCCAACTCCACGTCGAACTGTTCGTTTCACTCCTGAGCCCTATCGCGGCGTACCGCACGCTCGTTCAGGAGGTCTTGCAGGGAACGCCGATCCGCTCCCGGCTTCTCCTGACGTCGAACCCGCAGGTGACGTGTGAGGAAATGCTGGGTGGGACACTCGAGATAACACAGACTGGTGCGGAGTGTGCCAACGCCGCTTTGCCGCCCCAGTACAGCACTGTCGCGGTTATCGGCTACCTCTTGCTGTGGCTGGTCGTCCCGCTGGTGGCCGGCTACTACGTCTTCGAGAACAAGGACCTGTAA
- a CDS encoding ABC transporter ATP-binding protein: MAAIELDGVTKQFGSVTALQGVDLTVEEGEIFGFLGPNGAGKSTTINILLDFVRATDGSATVLGHDIHEEPKRIRARTGVLPEGYDVYDRLTGRQHLSFVIESKDADEDPDKLAERVGITDAIDRKAGGYSKGMQQRLVLAMALVGEPDLLILDEPTTGLDPNGARLMRELIREENERGATVFFSSHILGQVEAVCDTVGILQNGRLIAKDSVAGLREAAAGDTVLRVTLADGDGTDAAVAAIEGLDEVSTVTADGTTLTVGCDSDAKMGVLNAVEESGSAVANFETEEASLDEVFATYTEQQEQDRPEADA; this comes from the coding sequence ATGGCAGCGATAGAACTGGATGGCGTCACCAAGCAGTTCGGGAGTGTCACCGCACTGCAAGGGGTCGACCTCACCGTCGAGGAGGGCGAAATCTTCGGCTTCCTCGGCCCGAACGGGGCCGGGAAGTCGACGACAATCAACATCCTCCTTGATTTCGTCCGCGCGACCGACGGGTCGGCGACGGTGCTCGGCCACGACATCCACGAAGAACCGAAGCGAATCCGTGCCCGCACTGGAGTCCTCCCCGAAGGCTACGACGTGTACGACCGGCTCACCGGTCGCCAGCACCTCTCCTTTGTCATCGAGTCGAAAGACGCCGACGAAGACCCCGACAAACTAGCCGAACGGGTCGGCATCACCGACGCTATCGACCGCAAGGCCGGCGGCTACTCCAAAGGGATGCAGCAGCGCCTCGTGCTGGCGATGGCGCTTGTCGGCGAGCCCGACCTCCTCATCCTCGACGAGCCGACGACCGGGCTCGACCCGAACGGCGCCCGCCTGATGCGGGAACTAATCCGCGAAGAGAACGAACGCGGCGCAACCGTCTTCTTCTCCAGCCATATCCTCGGCCAGGTCGAGGCCGTCTGTGACACGGTTGGGATCCTCCAGAACGGCCGTCTTATCGCCAAAGACAGCGTCGCCGGGCTGCGCGAGGCCGCCGCCGGTGACACCGTCCTCCGCGTGACGCTTGCGGACGGCGACGGCACCGACGCCGCAGTCGCGGCTATTGAGGGGCTCGACGAGGTCTCGACAGTGACTGCGGATGGAACAACGCTCACCGTCGGCTGTGATAGCGACGCAAAGATGGGCGTCCTCAACGCTGTCGAGGAAAGCGGAAGCGCGGTCGCCAACTTCGAGACTGAAGAGGCCTCGCTCGATGAAGTGTTCGCCACCTACACCGAACAGCAAGAACAGGACCGCCCGGAGGCCGACGCATGA